CTTAGTGTTTGTTTTCAGTCTGGGCTGCTTATAAGAAAGCAAAAAAGGAGCAGAATTCTACCGTATGATTGACTAGAGATGGAGATGAAAGGGTTTTGTTGCTCGTTCTCTCCCTTCCACGCAGTTGGAGTGAACGTACGCAGGCGGGAGAGCTGTAGCGGAGTGCTGTTCACAGAACAATGAAGAGGATGATCACGACAAACAGGATAGCCAGAAGAATGCCGATAGCACACCACTGTCTTCGATCTGCGGGGTCAAGCAAGAATATAATGAGTTAAAACACTCATATTTAGGTTATCAACAGCTAATCCATATAGCCATAGCATAGAGGTTTATGGTGAAAGAAgaactaaacatttttaaaatgttcccACAATATTCAAGAGGGGTTCAGATTGAATTCTTGGCTTctcaacaaaatgcttcatttGAAAAGGTCCGGAAGTCTGACTTCCTGTTCATGCTTTGCCATATAAAGAGCACTGCAGCCAATCACCTTTAGCTACAACAGGAAATCAAGGGGTTTTCTTAACAGCAAACGCATGATGGATTTCTTTCTAAATAAAGTGCTAGCTTTATGAATTATGACAGAACATTTTGCTTTTGGAATACATAAAAACTGTtgtttcagaaaaaataaaataaaatgtatagacAAAATAAATAGGAtgtcaaatatcaaaataagaggTTTCAGTTCAATGACTCCTGAAAGTATTCTGAGAAAGACATTTTTAACCATGCGAGACAGTAAATGAAGCACGTCTGCCTCTTCCGTTACAGTATTACTCACCACTGGTCATGTGAGAAACTTTAGCCAGTTTCTTCATGACATTATCCAGCCTGGATTGAGTGCTGTCCATCTCATGAGAAAAGTCATCCAGCATTCTGAGAAAAGGCCAGACACACAAATTTTAAAAAggataaataattacatttaatttatatacaaacaataCAATGCATATGTGTGCACATTGTACTGTATGTAGACACAAACTAATGATaaaaaaaccacacacacacatatacatatatatacaatatgtgtgtgtatatatatatatatatatatatatatatatatatatatatatatatatatatatatataaataatataaaaatattaaaaatatatgtaataaaaaataagagaaatattatattcatataaattTGACATATATTATGTTCAAAAATATTcgaaaattaaatataatagaatgttatatatataaaatttaaaaaacaattacatttacatattatttatatttagatgtcaaaaacatctaaacaaaTTTCGCAATAAGTGGGGTTGCGCTTCAGCCATTGATGCTCGCTGTGAGAAATGCTGCCAGTATAGATCCAGCAGAAataagcggagtgatacaaacccTGAAACGGTTTCCGTGTAATATTAGtagaatatcgcatggctagaaaaggctctcagccaatcagattcgagaaccagaactGTTGTTTCTCCTACCTGACTTTACCAATTTTGAAGCGACTTACACAGCTTGCTCATCCAGCTCTTGGCCGATCCTTTGAGACATGTTCTTCAAGACGCCAATAGTTCCCGACACTAACTCTAGCTGCTCATCTTGCTGTTCTGCTATTAGCTGCCAtggacacacacaaataaaacacACTGTCCTGATAAGTGCTCatgaatattgtaaaatatgctAATCATGTGATAATCACCTGTTAACTGTGGTatgacatatatatacacacgtaCATGTTGCTGGGTCTGTTGTTCCTCAATGAATTGTGAGTTTGCCGTCTGCAGCTCCTTGTCCAGTCTAGTATACTTATCAGCACTGGGTTGCCAGATTGGGCCACGAGACCCACCATCCCCCATTAAAGTCTAACATGGGAACATAAAATGACATGAGATgatacacacactgtaaaaatcaTAATCTGACCCTTACTTCCATAGCTTAAGTACAAACCTGTCGATTTTTCTTCTCTGACACTGTAACAGCCATGGGACTAGTCATGTGGTCTTTCATCTCCTGTAAAATGAAAATCCATTAGAGATAGTCATCTACCACGAGTGCAGATGTGTGTAAAgacctgttcacaccaagggcgataactataatgacaaAGATATGGTTTTAAAAATAGTTCTAAATTGAATAgacaactataacaataacatcACAGAGGAACAATATCACGAGAATCATtgtcaaaactatttttttccagctgatggacaataaaaacagtgacatccaatcagaatccatcctgctttaaagagcttgagcatttaaagatGACAGATGACAAAACCGCAGCACATacttaaaataaactgaactttatcatattttaatgtggacactaatatagttatcattcttggtgtgaacgggccttaaagggttagttcacccaaaaatgaaaataatgtcatttattactcaccctcatgtcgttccacacccataagacctatctttggaacacaaattaagatatttttgatcaaatctaatggctcagtgaggcctgcatcgccagcaatgacactccctttttcaatacccagaaagctactaaaaacatattcaaatcagttcatgtgactacagtgtttcaaccttaatgttatgaatcgatgagaatactttttgtgctccaaaaataacaaaataacgactttattccacaatatctagtgaagggcgacttcaaaacactgcttcatgaagcttcgaagctttacgaatcatgtttcgaatcagtggttcagagcgccaaagtcacatgatttcaataAACAAGGCTTGGTTATGTCATAAgcgttttgaaacttcaatagttcatgtgactttggtttGATATTGATACTGATTttgatattgatattgataCGTTTCAGTTTGATACGGGCTCTGAACcattgattcgaaacaaatgattcataaagatttgaagcttcatgaagcagtgttttgaaattgcccttCACTAGATATCGTGGAATAAAGTctctattttgttatttttggcacacaaaaaatattctcgtcactttataatattaaggttgaacaactattgtcacatgaactgttttaaaaatgttttaagtagctttctgggcatttaaaaagggagtgttattgctatctatgcaggcctcactgagccatcggatttgatcaaaaatatcttaatttgtgttctgaagatcaacgaaggtcttacgggtgtagaatgacataagggtgagtgaaatgacataattttcatttttgggtgaactaagcctttaagtCTCTCAAATCTACTCACTCTGACTGTTTGCCTTGTGCTAGTGATGAAGGCTTTCCTCTTGGCCAACTCCACCGCATCAAGGTTGAACTTCTTTGGATTGGCCTCCACAATACTTGAACACTGGGTTAAGGCTACAACCAACATATAAACATGTGAACCATGTCAAGTCCAAACATTGGCTGCCAGAAACAAAAGGATATTGATAGTCTCATCCAAGTCCTCCAAGTCCCATTCAATGGACCTCAAACTGTTTCGAAGCTCATTGGTGGTCCAGTCCACCTCCTCCTTGCTGGCTCCACCCGGGTCCTGTAGCAGCTCCATCCATCTCTGATGAAGCCCTTGAGCCGTGTTCACAGCCTTCTGCACCTCTCTAAGGAAAAGCAATCCAtcaaaacaatttattaaagTGAGGAAcccaaaattattttaacaatgacAATGCTAGTATCCTGTTTGATACATTAACAAAAATGCTTTAGTATTACAAAGTAATTTTGGGGTATGGTACCATAATAATTCCCTATTTTAGGTGGTATCACATGGAAATGCCATGGTACTTTGACATTTATCATGATATTTACATGGCACTCCAAGGTACATGTTCAAAAAACATAGTAGTAGCATGGTACGTTTTTGTAAGCGTAATATAGCAAAGAGCAGATGTTTGTTACCATATCCCAATACCACTTAAAAGGAAAACAATCTAGATATCGATTTAATGGCATGATATAATAGTGGCGGAAATCGATAATTacggttgccatggcaacaagaTAACGATCTAACTGAAACAGCTGTTTTAAGCGGTGTTACAACTCGCCAAAGTGTTCACACGCAAAGCTAACATTTGTAAACAGAAAAGTATAATCATAGGATAGCATTTCGAGTTAATAATCCGATTTCTCCGAAATCGATATATGATATTCTCCCACAGTAACGGATCTAAGCCATAAACTCACCCTTTCACAACGAAAAACGGATCTTCCATCGACATTTTGGTGCTCAGATGACTCGACTCTTGTGCGAAAATCTCATGCTCCTGGTCGCGGCTGGTTTTGCTTTTCTTAAACAAAGGAGAGCGCTTAATGTGTTGTTTACATGTGGGACGGAGCCCGGATCCGCTCAGCCGCCATTGCTCGGCGGAATCACATCCGGGTCCTTGAGCGTCTAGACACACGCGCGCACGCCCCGCTCGCGATAAATAAACACCAGCGTGCTCTGCGTttgttgttttggtttgttGCAGTAAAAGAACAAAGCAATATTGCCCCAGAATGCACAGGTATGTTAAAATGTGTATAACACCATGTTTgtacttataacaaaaaattgtTTAATTCAGGTATCGATGTATGAAAATGTAGTTATACATTCCAACACCTCTATATCCCAAGACAGTgttgctttattattatttaatattagtgCATTATACACTATACATTACgcctatataataataataataataacaataatattattattagtagtaccATGTAAACATTGGTAGTATTGTGATGATTCCTGATGGTAAATATCATAAGAGGTTTGAAAAATATTGTGGTGCTGAaaatgatatttatttactttgtatttaaacttactttaaaaaaaataccatgATAGTACCATAGTACATGGCCAACAAtttctctattttttttaaacattttattacatgGTACCACATGAAAGTAACAAGGATACCACCATCTGATACCAAATTGTACTGTAGTGCCACTACTGTACCTTTATTTACATGTTTACCTTGATAcattacatgaattaaatacctcatatctttaaaatataagaTATACTGTTAcagatattaaaaattaaaatacattattattaataataatgtaatttgaAACCATGCACAAAAACCGAGTTTGCCACTGGTTTCTCTTAATCAATGTAGCTATGCACCTCTTCTGCCTACTAAAGCACCGTGCTTCATACATTATTCATCACAGCACTCCGCATTCTCATTAGTTGACTATCTACACCAATGCTGTCCACTGGTAAGAGGACATTGTGTATGATGTAAAACCAGCAAACCAGCTGGAAACACTTCAGCTCGCCTTAGCAAGTAAAGCTGCATAAATTATTAATCAACTCTGGTTTTATTTATAGTATCAGTTGCCAGTTTCCCATCAACACGCAGACCTGACTGAAGAATTAGGAAATTAGGAATAGATTAGATAAAATGCATGAGCAACATTACATGGATTGTATCCCTGTACTAACTGCAAAATACAGCTGGATGCTGGTTTATAGCTGACAGTTTATAAGGCTTTTTCATATTCTTGTCAATAAAAGATACATTCATAATGTGAATTACGTTTTGAGGCACTTGAAGCCAAGGATTTCACAAAGATATTGTGCGGTAGGCATGGCTGTAATCGTTTATATAAACGATCTCATAAAGCGTCTTACGTCATAGCCCGCTCTTCCTGTCAGGTTTGTTTATGACCCACATCTTAATGCAGGGAAACTCACAAACCAGCGCGGGCCTACTGATTAAAAATCACATACATATTATAGGCTAATGAAAGTATCGCTATTAAGCAGCATTATCTTCAGGGTAAAATCTCCCGCACTGTTCATTGTAGTTCATGAGTAGCAGCTAACTGTTTCTTCAAACAAAACATTGCCCTTCCCCCCACTAACAGCTCCATTCACATTTGCCCAGACACCGCAATGGATTTGCACAATAGAGTCATGTGACACGACTGTAGCAGACAAACCATTACATCAGTCGAGGAagtcagttaaaaaaattaaaggggaagtaactttttttccccttcttaTAAAACAAGAAGAGAAGCTATGTGGAAATTGTGTAATACTAATAATACAGGAATGTATAGATCGAAAAAGATGTATTTAGAaactaaatacattaaatactgACCTTATCCCGAAAAAGCCAGTGACATGTAAAACATGTTTACGTTCTTGTATATGTCGGTTTTCGCTTGTTATTTGATTCTGTTTGCTTACGAAAACGATGTTGTGTTTTAAATAGTTAATCTTaattatataaatcaaaacAGCTGAGTACACACAGcgaaatgttacaaaatatgtctgttataGCTTGAAAACATTTCTTTCCCTTTAAACAGTTCTCCCACGTTAGTATTTAAATATGACTCATCGCCGAAGCGCTCTCCTATTGGTCATCGCCTATTTGGCGGGGTGTGATTCACAACGGTGGCAGAACCC
This genomic stretch from Megalobrama amblycephala isolate DHTTF-2021 linkage group LG2, ASM1881202v1, whole genome shotgun sequence harbors:
- the stx6 gene encoding syntaxin-6 isoform X1, whose product is MSMEDPFFVVKGEVQKAVNTAQGLHQRWMELLQDPGGASKEEVDWTTNELRNSLRSIEWDLEDLDETISIVEANPKKFNLDAVELAKRKAFITSTRQTVREMKDHMTSPMAVTVSEKKNRQTLMGDGGSRGPIWQPSADKYTRLDKELQTANSQFIEEQQTQQHLIAEQQDEQLELVSGTIGVLKNMSQRIGQELDEQAVMLDDFSHEMDSTQSRLDNVMKKLAKVSHMTSDRRQWCAIGILLAILFVVIILFIVL
- the stx6 gene encoding syntaxin-6 isoform X2, giving the protein MELLQDPGGASKEEVDWTTNELRNSLRSIEWDLEDLDETISIVEANPKKFNLDAVELAKRKAFITSTRQTVREMKDHMTSPMAVTVSEKKNRQTLMGDGGSRGPIWQPSADKYTRLDKELQTANSQFIEEQQTQQHLIAEQQDEQLELVSGTIGVLKNMSQRIGQELDEQAVMLDDFSHEMDSTQSRLDNVMKKLAKVSHMTSDRRQWCAIGILLAILFVVIILFIVL